A window of Hordeum vulgare subsp. vulgare chromosome 5H, MorexV3_pseudomolecules_assembly, whole genome shotgun sequence genomic DNA:
CGCCACTATAATTTCACAGAATTTGTGTCTAAAATAGAAGCTCGGTGTATATAAGCCGCAACAGatttaaacattttttgaaatttcacGTGCAACTTTCTTCTGAAAGAAGTAAGTAATTTTTTTAACGAGAAAAGTTTTAAAAAATTGGACGAATTCTTGAAACCATGAACATTTTGTGAAAACGCGACCAGTTCTTGAAAAAGGGAACAAAACTGAAAACGAGAAGAATTCCTaaaattatgaaaaatatttttttaaatgcaaACGTATTCTGAAAACTGTAACTAAAATTGTAAATGAGAACATTTTGGAAGTTATTTTTCTTTAAAATTGTAAAAAAAGAAATTCCCCGAAGATTTTTCGAATTGTTGACAAattttgaaaacatgaacatttcttgAATTTGTGAATAAATTTGGAAAGATTAAACTTTTTTAGAAATACCAGATAATTTTTTGAATTTCTGTATGAAAGGATAAAATACGTTAaatatgagaacaaaattttatttttttgtttatgaACAAATTATGAATGCGGCAACATTTAATGGAAATCTTGATTTTTTATTAGTTTGCGAACATATTTACAAAGGAAGAACGATTTCTTAAATTCCAAACAAATTTGTGAGTGGAACGTTTTCTTAGTTCCGAAACGTTTGCTAATTTCGTGAAGAGAAAATTGAAAATGTGAACATGTTTAGAATTGTAAATTCTATTATTTCTGAATTTTCCAacatatctttacctaataataaagaggctatcgcttacgtcggaaaacccatcgagataattttacaaaaaaatccttactgtttatgacattaaactcgtagtatatattaaatatttttttaaatactcatatcttttaaaccgtaactccaaatttaacatattatacatggaatttgattagaaaaatatgtagaatttaaatatgatattattttatctgttaaacgtttaataaaaatactatctaggatgcaatcttaataaataagtttcgtctttctttcataccggtactcatccgggttggggatgaacacgttaacaaaatcaggattagagatgaaactgaatgtcacttgactgattctttgtacgtattaaatctacatgctagccgtgttaaaatagaagacccgtgaaattttgaactgcatttttataggataagaccatctttatttgtatcgtaactataaattctcaaattatagacattttttataaattaagagtgtgtgacgtgtggtatttctttctcccgttgcaacgcatgggcccttttgctagttttaTTAAAGAGTCGAACAAAGATTTAAAATTCTGAAGAAAATTTAAGAAAAGGGAGATTATATGAAAAAAGGAGAAATTTCTGAACATTTCTTATAAAAAATAAAGTtgacaaaacaaaagaaataaaaagaagggAGGTTATTGGATGGGCCGGCAAGCGGAGAACTGGGCCACACTTGTCCGAGCCGGGCTAGGCCGCTAGGCTTTCTTGGGTCACAGCCAGCCTCCATTCCTTCCCCTCCATCTCCATCCTCACTCACTCCGCCGCTACCACAAAACCTCGCCCCCTTTCCCCCGTATCCCCGTGTTTGCTCCTCGCCCCCTttctctccatctccaaagcacaaaTCCTCACTCCCCGTAGCCGCCGCACCTCTCCCCCGCATCCGTCCGAGCGAGCCCTTGTTTTCGCTCGGAAGGAGAGCTCTACGGACGGACTTGTGCTTTGGAGATCAACGGTGGGTGTTGGACTGTTGGGGACAAGAAGATGGACACCAGGTCCGACTCAGACATTCAGTCCGACCCATCCACGGAATTATCGACTCTGATGGCGGAGATCACATCCCTGGAGCGCGAGCGCAAGGACTTGATTGGGTCTCTTACTCCCGGAATTTCTCGCTGGGTGGATGCGCTCTCTGGAACACCAACGTCGTCCTCCGTCCGGGACAAGGTCAAGGTCAAGGTGGACTGCAATGAACCCTTGGGTGAAGGTATCTTGGAGGATATTGAGGGTTTGGGCCACCGGATGTTATCCATGTCGCATTTTCTTTTCACTTCCAGTTCCTATATCCCATTGTACAAGGCTGACGAGCTGCTTTGCATATCATCCAAGCTAATGAAGACCTCCAAGGATTTCTACAAATCTACCGAGCTGGCAATGGAGAAGGTGATGGTGGAGGCAGCAGAGGcagggaagaagagggaggaggagaagaggaaagaggagaagaagaagagggagaggatgaggaagaaggaaaaggcgaagaagaagaagaaacaacaacaacacaaggagaaggatgacgaggacaacaagaagaagggtatgacgaggaagaaggaggaggaggaggagaagaagaagaagaagaagaagaagaagcagcagcagcacaagGAGGAGGATGCACAAGTTACATCTGACAAGATCACCGACAAGATGGAAACAAAGGAGGagcaggaagaggaggaggaggatgcacAAGTTACATCTGCCAAGATCACCGACAAGATGGAaacaaaggaggaggaggatgcacAAGTTACATCTGCCAAGATCACCGAGAAGATGGAAacaaaggaggagcaggaggaggaggaggcgaggaggcAGCAGGCGGCGAGGAAGATGATGCTGGCCCATGACTTCTTGCATCTCTCCTCCAATATCCTGGCCAGACCCTGCTGTTACAGAAATGAGTTGGCAATGATGATTACggaggaggatgagcaggagGATGAGAGGCTGAGGGAGGCCAAGAGGCATGCAGAGATGGAGGAGAGGGAGGCGGAGATGGAAGCAGAAAGGAaggcagagagggagagggagcggcTGAGGGAGAGGAGCAAGCAGAGGAAGGCGAATAGGGAGGCAAAGAGGAAGCAGATGCTGCACAAGGAGCGCATTGTGGAGGAGGAGCAGTGCATTGTGGAGCACAAGGAGCCCATTGTGGAGGAGGAGCACGCAGACGAGCAGGAAGCAAAACCCCCAAAGGAGCAACTTAAAGAATGGATGGATAACCATCTGGGATTTTTTGCAGGCTACCGTACAGACTGGGAATACTCGAGTGGCAGCAAGCCGGGTCAGTGTGGTGAATTCGAAGATAAAAGTAAGTACAACATGCATATATGCTGCAGCTTAATTATATAGCTTACTCAACTCTATTTACTTAGTCTCTTTGCTCTGTGCTATGCATCTCTCAAGAAATTAGCTTACTCAATTCTATAGGTTTAGGCTCCATAGTTTTTGCTGCAGATGCACATGCATGCCACAAATGATTGTATTACTTTGATCTGGTCCATGGATGAACCTTGACCAATCATGTATCTCCTGCTTAGATTAATCAGCAATTTCAGGCCGGCTAGCCGATCTGTTAATTTCGCTTGGTTTGTTGGTATGGCAGTACAAAAATCAGAAGCCATACTCTTGTTGGATGGCAAAGTTGGTCACAACTCAGGAGCAAACACCGTAGTGACAGTACTTAGTCTGTCTCCTCTAATTTGATCAGAAAACAATCGAAGTGAATTGTATAATTGTTGGTACAGATCCTAGCatctactccatccgttcctaaatactccctccgttcataaatataagaccttttagagatttcactttggactacatacggagtaaaatgactgaatctatactttaaattatgtctatatacatccgtatgtagtccctagtggaatctctaaaaggtcttatatttagaaacggagggagtataagttttTTTAGTGATTCCActagggactacatacggagcaaaatgagtgaatctacagtttaaagtatgtttatatacatccgtatgtagtttgtagtgtaatgtctaaaaagacttatatttaggaacggagggagtagttgttgaCGTGCTGACGGCGTGCATGGTGGGTGCATGCAGCCCAGCGGCTGTTAGAAGTCGCTAATTGGTCGTGTAGCTCCAAGCTGAGTTAGGTTCAGTTGTCATCCACCATAACAATCAATCAATACTATGGTAAAACATCACCATCCAAATATCTCTGTAGTTCTTGTAAAACTGAGAAAAGCCATGGTTTTAAGAAATTGTAGTATTACTTGCCCACATGTTGGAATAATGTGGTTTTAAATTAGTACAGTTTTCAAAAAACAAGTCTATCCTATGCATGTAAGAAAATTGCTTACTCAGACTCTATTTGCTTAGTCTGTTTGTTGTATGCATGTCTCAAGAAATTTGCTTAGTCTTTGCTTAATTTGTGTTGCAGCCACATTGAGTCCCATGCAGTTTACGCACTGCATACCCGGTATCATCCCGCCCCGTGCCGCTGTCATTGAGAGCACCTTGCAGATCTATTCCTTCAAAATTACAGGACTAAGTGACGACCTGAAGTGGCCACTCAATGTGTATGGTGTGATCGCTGCCCGAGACACCGTGGACCACAACCGCAACCTTCTCTTCTCTCGGTCAAGTATTATGCGCCAAGTACTCACGTCTGAAAATGTATGCACTTTTGTATTTCAGTTTTTCTCTTCATTTTTCTTCGTTTCTTCTAAAGTAGAGTAGTATTTTTCTTCTTCAGCAAAACATTCCATTTAAATATAATGATGATGATCTAATTAATGTTTGCAGGATTGTTCTCTGTGCTTGACTGGCCCGTCTCGTGCTATTCTAGCCATGGACCCTGTTGATTTTGAAGTCGAACTAAGAGTACATGATGGCTGTGATCCTAGAGGTGATGGGCTCAATGATAGAGAATTGATCTATGTTAGCAGCCGCTACGAGGTAGCACCCAGCGGTGAGCTTCCATGTTTAACCTTTCACAGTCCGTTGTGTACAGCGAAGTTGAGCCTTGAACGACTTCCTAGTACGATACAGGCCACTATTTTATCAGTTCGTGTTGTCGGAGGGCGGTCTCCTTTCAAATCTGGAGTCCAAGTTTCTTGTTGGTCGTCTAGTGCAGATGGTAGTCCTGCTATGCACGAGGTTGTGTTGCTcgattctcttgaaagaattcccCAAGAATATGAAGAGCTTGATCTAGATGGTTACCTCCCTCTGTCAAGGAAAGTCGTCTCGGTACAATGTGGTGGAGGATTGGATGTCGTGGTAAAGCCGTATGGGGGGTCTGGTTCTACATCTAGTCATATCTACTTCCCTTCGGAGTATTGCAACATAAGTCAGCGTACATGTTGGGTTTGTGGCTCTCAGGTGGATATCACTGTTGCTTGGTCCCGGCTTGTCCGCGACAAGATGGATCTCTTGATTGACGGATATATTACCCAGGCCTAGTGTGGTGTCTTGCCCATAAAGGCTGTTGTTAGATCCCTGAATGTGCAACCTTTCAACAATGATGTTAGGCTGGtcgtaatggtagtatcataggtagtatcatgcatgccaactagacaattttgatgaggtggcttagaattaaatgaagaaagagagggttgaatatcatatcatgataccgtatcatattaaatgttgtgctactttGTGTCTTGCATGGTAATAAATGACCTagtctatgatactaacatatgatactatgtatTACGGGTGTAGTATATGATACTcctcattacaaccagccttagtgACTTGGTTCTTTTCAATAAATTTTAAGTTGACAAAGTTGCGCATGAGCTGTTAGAACTATAGAATAATTGTCTTGTTTGATTTGGTATGATCAGCAGATTTGGTTTGGGCTGTTTGTTGTGTTCTGCGACTTACAAAATACATTCAGGGATCAAAAGCCACTGTACGTTTATGAAGCAGCGTCATTGTGGAGTGTAAGCATCCTGAGCTGAGCCTATGTATGGGCTAGCCTATTATTGTTTCTCCCTTTTGATTTTCAAGATTTGGGTATCAGCTGATTCCGTCGGTCGGTATACTGAAGAAACTGATGCAGATTGGGTCTGATTGTCTGATGCCATGGGCGATTTTCGTGCCGCTGCCTCGGCAACAAGTGACAGTGAGTTAACGAGTTGGTATTCTTCTCTTGTTAAGACTGAGAGACATAGATACCAGAGGTTTTATTGTGATGAGCTACTTGACCTGCATTTAACAACACCCTTGCTGCATACAAAATCTGCTCTTGTATTAGTTAACAAGCTATCCAATCGCCTGTGTACCACCCATTGTTCAGTCGCTCAACGGAAACATCACACGAACTGTAGCCCATTATCGTGCGTGCCGCAGCTGGGTGCAATTCAACCTGTCCGGACCACCCACCTGATGACCATCGTCACACAGGTGAAGGCAGCATCCTCTCCCAAATCCACACAACCAAAGTGCCCAAAGAATAGAGTGGTTAATCTCTCGGCCAGGAGAATCCACACAACCAAAGTGCGCAAAGAATAGAGTGATTAATCTCTCGGCCAGGAGAAAGCCGAGGCATGCTCTACTAACTGCTGAAATTCTCTTACGGTTCTGTTATCCAGCTCATCCTCCCGAGTTATTTTTAGCTACTCCCTCTTTAAATGAATATAAGAGCGTTCACCATTATTAAATTAGGGCATGTTTGGATTGGATGTATTTAAGTATTTAATTTACAGGTGTAACTTACAGGGCTAGTACTAATTTCTGCCTGGAAACAACAAAACGACAGGGGAAGATCTGTATTATTTACAAGTGTATTGCTGAGGGAAACGATATTCCAAACATGGccttagtgatctaaacgctctcttatatttctttctttTATGGAGGGAGTATTTTTCAAGCGTTGTACATATATACAATGAGTGTCACTTGTTAAATTCTCCAAATATCAGTTTGCCCTGATTTTGGAGCACGTGAGGTACATATTATCCGTTTACTTCATCCTAAGTTATATAGAATCCACAATCTGCATAGTCAAATCACATAACGTATACTTCCTAAATGTAAGACCTTTTTATAGATTTTAATATGAACTATAGgcgaagtaaaatgagtgaatgtatattttaaaatacgtctatatacatccgtatgtagttcatactgaaatctctaaaaggtcttatatttaggaacggagggagtatatatcatCTGTTTACTTCTTTACATTCCTGCTTAACACTATGGGAAGTGGCCAAGGTTTACTTCGTTACATTCCTGCTTAGCTAACTACGGGGAGCAGCCAAGATTTCATTCCTTGGCTAACTACGGGGAGCAGCCGGGATTTCATTCCTTGGCTAACAGGGCCGGCCCTGGGCCATGGCAACGAGTGCGACGGACTAGGGCCCAGCCCGAGCAGGAGCCCATACTCTATACATGTATACTCTATATGTATAAAGCAACCCAGCGCATTAAATAGTGAGCAGTCACTCACGAACGAACAAGTCAATCCCTAAACCTTTCCTTCGCTCTCCTCGAGAACACGCCGCTAACTCATCATCTCCCTCCCTCTCGTTCTCATCTTCTCCCTCTTCCCCAAAAGTAACTATTGCCATGAGTTCCTAACGGGCCTGGATTCCAAatcccaaacaaatgaatgaatttTCCATTAGTATCACACTCCAATGAATTTCTTCGAGTTCATTTGCACCTTACAAATAGCCCCAGGACCCCGTCGAACGGACGCACAGACGCGTCGGCCAGCGACGACACCTGCTTGTGCCCTGGTTGGCTGGCTGGAACACCGAGAGCAGCATGCCGCAACCTTGCCATCCATCGTTAGGGCCATGGTTCCGACCATCCAAGGGCAGACAATGGAGACGTGGAGTCTAGGCACCGCACTTCATTCTAATTCCTTGCTTCTCAATTTTTTCCTTGCTTATTTTCTGTTAGGACAAATTGATGTAAGTATATTTGACGTGCTTGATTCCTTATTATATGACATTGTAGTCAGGTAGATTTTGTGTTGTGGCATTGCTTGATTTGGAATATTGGATAGCTCGAGCAGTGTGAGATTTCTTCTAATTTACTTCAAGAGACCAAGATCAATATCGAAGAATTCAGGTGTTCTTTCTACTTCTTTTAACTATGGTGCAAAAAAAAGCATTTATCTGATCGggagaaaagaaagaaataagAAACTTGTAGATAAATTCACTCAAAAGGGTGGTATGCATGGGGTGGAAATATTTTTGTGTGGTATAGCGTATGGGCCCATTATATGATGTTGGCACAAGGGCCTCCGGAATGCTAGGGCCGGCCCTGTTAGCTAACTACCGGGAGCAGCCGAGATTTCATTCCTTGGCTCCCTGGGGGATGTCGGTACCAATAGAAAGTACAACCAACGAGCGTAACTGCGCACAAAATTGCATTCATTAGGGTTCCGGAAGATCAACCATGAGACCGGTACCACAACAGCAACCTGCAGCACAAGAATCGGATTTTAGAAACTGCATAGTCCAGAATGGCCCGTCTTACTTTAAGGTTGCCGCACGCATGAATCACATGGATGATAATCAGCGAGACAAGATCGAGCCATGTCAATGTGTGTAGAACCAGTATCATGGCGGCAAAGGGTGCCATGTTGATGCTGCAGAATAAGATAACACATAATAAATCATCTTACGGAGGCAACAACTTACAAGCTTGAACTTGGCAGTAACAGTACAGTAAGAACTAAATCTTTTGATCCTCAAACTTGAAAGGCACATTAACATTATCATACTCGGATGATGATAAAATGTTTGAACATTATGTATGCCAGACCATAATAACCGCTAAAGCACCAGGCATTACACCATAACACTACCATGTACCTGTCAAATTTGTATCCATGGAGCAGGGACTCTACCAATATGTCCTTCACAGACGTGGCGAGGCGGCCATGGGTTGGCAGCACAGaaaccaaaaatgttgaaaatatgGAGGAAAATTGAAATCCAACTTCTGCAGAAAAAGCCTAATGATATATCATCAAACACTTTGCTCTCCAGAGAGGACATTGACACCAGAAATAACAGAAACAGAAGCATGTCGAGGCAACTACTCTCATCCCATATGGTTTATCAAATCAATGTGCTAATCTTGGAAGTATACCAAGTAGTACCAATCAGGAAAAAATTAGGAAGAGATGATGTTCCTGATTGAAGACCACACACATATTTAGATTCCATGGCACGCTTCAGCCATTTACACAGCACAAAAAAAAATGGGACCATGGATCAGGACCTGCTTAGAGATCTACATGACATTTTGTCGACCTAGGAAAATAAGGGCATGGACATTGTTGGCACTTAAAAGTATCCAAGTCAAAATTGGAAAAATGAATTGCTTCAAGATTGACGGTTGACCCGCGCAAGAGTGGGGAGGAGTATCGAATGACCAAGTCAAGACTTGAACTTTGCTTGCTTCCTAGGTGGAGAATGACTAGTAAAGTTCTGCTAGTCAATCAAAGTTTGCTAGCTCTCTCTCCCTTTGCTGACTAAAGTTTGACACACTGGAAAAGGATAACTTCTATTTTCCACCAGCATAACAAACTACTACTGTGGTACTTTATGCATGTTGACAATCATCTTACTAGGGGCACATGCTTTTAGCTCTGGCTCAAGTTGCTTATATACTGTAACACATGTTTATTCTGCTGCAGGCTAGAATTAATTGCCCCTCTCTAACTCTTCCAATACGTCAATTCAAACGTCACCACAATGCAATAAGCCCGCCGTTGCATCACAAGAACATATGATGCAAACCATCCCGGCATCCACTGCTACATACTGTTGCCAATTTGCCATTGCAACCAAACTGCCATCAAGATCAAGCACTGTTTCCGTTGTTTTAAGGGAACAAAGCCTAGAAGATATATGAAATTCAATTATTTGAGCAAGCACCGTTCAAGTTCAGCCACCGCAATAATAAGCATTGTATGCATGTAGCAAAGACAGATACCTTTACTTTCTCTGGCAGGGCAATTGCTCCATGCCCTTGGGGGCACTCAAAGAAGTGGACGCCTTTCACCCTGCAGCATCCGAGAAATCAAAGAAAATGCTTCAAAGAGCTATTTCTTCAAAGGTCAACTATTCATCACTGTCACAGTCTGAGAATGAACATAACATGCCATCCTACTTTCTGAGTGGCTCATTGTATTGCACTCCAACCCAAAATCCATGTCCAAGGGATTCAGCTTTGCCAACAAATTATACAGCGCCCCTCTTGTCACCTGGCTCAACTTCACATCTATCTCCCACCTATTGCAAATGTTAATATTAAATCTAAAAATATTACATAATAAAACGGATACATCTTTCATTTCATGCTACAGAAGAAGAAAGCTTTCACCTGTATTTCAGATTGTCCATTTCAATAGCAAAGAAGCAGTATTTACTAAATACCTCTGAAAGCAGAGTACCTTAATAATAAGTTAATTATCTTGGTAGAATTTCCTACTGATTGTCAACTTATTGAACTATACACTTGTTGACAGTCATATTTTACGAGAAGAATTACTACTGTGCTTTAGCTATTAGAAGGAAATATACACTGCAATACTCACAATAGTTGCAATGTTCCATTCATATGCACATGTGTAAAGAAAATTAGTTGACCTTGATGTTGGCACAATTCCTCCATTTGATTCTGACTGGTGAAAGAGACAAGAAATTGAGTAACCAGGCTGATGAAGGGAACAAAGTAGGCCAGAAGGTGAGCAACTTGATTATCATCCGATATAGGCTTGTTTTACACCTTCTTTTCTACGAATTCCCAGAAGTTTGCTGCACAGTTGCACAAATTTTAGATGTTATGATGGAGTCTATAGCAAATGATGAAGAAAATTTCTTAAAGCATACCACCATGCATATCTTCATAACAATAACATAGTTAGGGCTGTATtgccagttttttttttttttacattATCTCTATTTTGCTGAACACAGATATAAGGTTTGTCTATCCGAGCTATTTTGCTGAGCACAGATATAAGGTTTGTCTTGTCTATCCGAGCTTGTGAACTAAAATCAGAAGAATTTTGGATGATCATGTCCAGAAGAGTGGCATCAAGTTTTAACTGTCGAATGCCACAGCAAACACCGAAAATACGAGTGAAGCATTGAGGGGTAGATACCTTGCCAACATGTGGAGTAACAAAATAAGTAGACTGAAGTGATGGGGTCCCCCGTTGATTTGCAAAAGGAGGAgattactactccctctgtcccaaaataactgtctcaacattgtactagctctagtacaaaattgtactaagcttaagacacttattttgagacggagggagtactacactAGTAGTACAGGTCAAGACAGAAAGTCTGTAAACTGGTAAATCTGGGGACGGGAGGAGGTACCTAGCCTGGCCTGGGTGATGAATCGAGCATTGAGGCCCAAGAATAGTACCTGCAGCTACATAGGAGAcggtctggtgaagaagaggaatCAGGTGAGACGATCTGCGGGCAGTGGGAAAGGGGAATCCTTTATTCCTTACCTAGCTTGGAGCTGGAGCTGAGTTTCAGATACTGTGGAGCGGCGGTAGCGGTCTTGATGGATAACGCTAGTGGCGGCGGGACACGGACGGCGAGGAAGCAGAGGATCCGAGCAACGCAAGAAGAGATTTTAAATTTCTTTCTCTTTTCCTCTGCTCTATGGGAtatgggaggaggaagaagaaaaggggACAGTCCAAATCTGGCCATGCACAGCCGTGCCGCGCGGGCCGGCGTGCGGGCATGGAATTTCGGCCCGGCCTAACACGCGATTAAAAGCCCAGGCCAGACTTTGGCCCGCCACGGAACAAGGCCAATCCTAAAAGATCGTCCTAAGGTCGGCCTCCGATGAAAATATTTGCTGCccctattttttttttttttgcttggtTGGCCATCCAGTATAGGCTTTGGACATCAGATCAAAGAGAAAGATATGGAATCCAAAACTCCAAGGTTGCATGCTACACTTGCCTGCAACAGGAGGATACAGTTAACCACGTCATGCTGCATTGCGTCTTAGTGCATCAACATGGACTGAATGTTTCAGAATACTACATCTTAACATCGGTGCGTGTGCCATCACGAACTGACAACCACGAAGCTTGGTGCATATATCAATGCAAGGACTGCATTCATAGGAAGAGCTAAAGAGGACTTATTTGTAGTTGACTGATGCTATGGAAAAAAACACAAGAGGTGAACTTGGAGTACTTTGTGAGAGGTGAATAGTTTGTATCTAGGAGTAGGAGTAGGGCTGGATGAGTTAGCTCATATCGCTGTCCGCATGGCGCAGGGATTTTTTTAACTTCTTGTAAAAAACAATATGTTGTCTTCTATAAAATTATGGTATGCCTTAGCGTACCCCCAGAAAAAAATGATAGCCTTCCTGACCTGCCATCAACGCATAACAAAGCAGAATGGCGAAATGATAACATGATGCATATTTGGTCTTTAGGAATAATCCCATTGATAATCGGAGGTGAGATGTCCCATATATATTTCTTAAATTTTGCAAAATATGTCTTCCAATGTTTCAAATCATCTCCTCAGCAAGTTCATATGTATTCACTGAGCATCTTCTAACTGAACCGAAATTAGAAAGGTTAAAAAATCATGCTAGCTATGGCCTATAGGCTTACCATTTATCACAGATTTATGTGTGGCCATGAGGCTCCATCCTGCCTTAAAAGTACTACAAGGATACAATCATCAtgggtacaacaacaacaagaaccaagcctttcagtcccaaacaagttggggtaggctagagttgaaacccataagatctcgaagccaagtcatggctctggaacgtggatagctaacttccacgcacccctgtccatggctaagtctttgtcgatatttcaaaacttcaggtctctcttaacggactcctcccatgtcaagtttggtctaccacgacccctcttaacattctcagcacaaTCATCATGGGTAGTGGAAGAAAATGAGAAAGTTGTACATGAGTAGGCATCTTACCTGAATGATAAAAAACGAATTCTTTGAGGGGGATGGACAGAGCTACCTTAGGAACATTTCCACCCTAAGGAAGACATGCCAAACTGAAAATTAGTGAACATAAATGAATTCGATGCAGGAATAGGCTTAGGAAGAACATTTGACTCGAAATCATAGTATCACTATGACATTTGGATTTGAAGAAACTACTTCCTTGTTATTTTTTTCCGATAGACAGATCAACAATTTTATTTTCACAGACATAGATAAGAAAAGAAACAGCGAATGGCTTAACATGTCTAATCCAATGCCAAAGTATTGTCTGTGGAAAATGAataattaatactccctccgtaaactaatataaaagtgtttagatcactatttttgTTATCTAAACacgcttatattagtttacagaaggagtactccatatCTTAAAAGAATCATATAAATGAGAAAAAAGTCTGCAATAAAGAACTTGATTAGTTTAAGATCAAATGAGTAATGCATGTTTGATATAGCAAGGAGGTCATATTATCAAACTTTGAAACAAAGCT
This region includes:
- the LOC123395467 gene encoding TRAF2 and NCK-interacting protein kinase-like isoform X3, with product MTRKKEEEEEKKKKKKKKKQQQHKEEDAQVTSDKITDKMETKEEQEEEEEDAQVTSAKITEKMETKEEQEEEEARRQQAARKMMLAHDFLHLSSNILARPCCYRNELAMMITEEDEQEDERLREAKRHAEMEEREAEMEAERKAERERERLRERSKQRKANREAKRKQMLHKERIVEEEQCIVEHKEPIVEEEHADEQEAKPPKEQLKEWMDNHLGFFAGYRTDWEYSSGSKPGQCGEFEDKTTLSPMQFTHCIPGIIPPRAAVIESTLQIYSFKITGLSDDLKWPLNVYGVIAARDTVDHNRNLLFSRSSIMRQVLTSENDCSLCLTGPSRAILAMDPVDFEVELRVHDGCDPRGDGLNDRELIYVSSRYEVAPSDLVWAVCCVLRLTKYIQGSKATVRL
- the LOC123395467 gene encoding TRAF2 and NCK-interacting protein kinase-like isoform X2, with the protein product MTRKKEEEEEKKKKKKKKKQQQHKEEDAQVTSDKITDKMETKEEQEEEEEDAQVTSAKITEKMETKEEQEEEEARRQQAARKMMLAHDFLHLSSNILARPCCYRNELAMMITEEDEQEDERLREAKRHAEMEEREAEMEAERKAERERERLRERSKQRKANREAKRKQMLHKERIVEEEQCIVEHKEPIVEEEHADEQEAKPPKEQLKEWMDNHLGFFAGYRTDWEYSSGSKPGQCGEFEDKTTLSPMQFTHCIPGIIPPRAAVIESTLQIYSFKITGLSDDLKWPLNVYGVIAARDTVDHNRNLLFSRSSIMRQVLTSENDCSLCLTGPSRAILAMDPVDFEVELRVHDGCDPRGDGLNDRELIYVSSRYEVAPSADLVWAVCCVLRLTKYIQGSKATVRL
- the LOC123395467 gene encoding troponin T, cardiac muscle-like isoform X4 gives rise to the protein MTRKKEEEEEKKKKKKKKKQQQHKEEDAQVTSDKITDKMETKEEQEEEEEDAQVTSAKITEKMETKEEQEEEEARRQQAARKMMLAHDFLHLSSNILARPCCYRNELAMMITEEDEQEDERLREAKRHAEMEEREAEMEAERKAERERERLRERSKQRKANREAKRKQMLHKERIVEEEQCIVEHKEPIVEEEHADEQEAKPPKEQLKEWMDNHLGFFAGYRTDWEYSSGSKPGQCGEFEDKTTLSPMQFTHCIPGIIPPRAAVIESTLQIYSFKITGLSDDLKWPLNVYGVIAARDTVDHNRNLLFSRSSIMRQVLTSENDCSLCLTGPSRAILAMDPVDFEVELRVHDGCDPRGDGLNDRELIYVSSRYEVAPSVVSSLRGFGV
- the LOC123395467 gene encoding uncharacterized protein LOC123395467 isoform X1, which gives rise to MTRKKEEEEEKKKKKKKKKQQQHKEEDAQVTSDKITDKMETKEEQEEEEEDAQVTSAKITEKMETKEEQEEEEARRQQAARKMMLAHDFLHLSSNILARPCCYRNELAMMITEEDEQEDERLREAKRHAEMEEREAEMEAERKAERERERLRERSKQRKANREAKRKQMLHKERIVEEEQCIVEHKEPIVEEEHADEQEAKPPKEQLKEWMDNHLGFFAGYRTDWEYSSGSKPGQCGEFEDKTTLSPMQFTHCIPGIIPPRAAVIESTLQIYSFKITGLSDDLKWPLNVYGVIAARDTVDHNRNLLFSRSSIMRQVLTSENDCSLCLTGPSRAILAMDPVDFEVELRVHDGCDPRGDGLNDRELIYVSSRYEVAPSGELPCLTFHSPLCTAKLSLERLPSTIQATILSVRVVGGRSPFKSGVQVSCWSSSADGSPAMHEVVLLDSLERIPQEYEELDLDGYLPLSRKVVSVQCGGGLDVVVKPYGGSGSTSSHIYFPSEYCNISQRTCWVCGSQVDITVAWSRLVRDKMDLLIDGYITQA